One window of the Saccopteryx bilineata isolate mSacBil1 chromosome 2, mSacBil1_pri_phased_curated, whole genome shotgun sequence genome contains the following:
- the DAP3 gene encoding small ribosomal subunit protein mS29 isoform X2, with protein sequence MLKGMTRLFFRVHKLDPGHFLHIGTQVPQSLAAHLDNQVSIESLRPISRTSENDPAKHEEQHEGQHYNLPLQDMKTIFPHGLPPRFVMQVKTFNEACLMVRKPALELLHHLKNTNFAHPAVRYVLYGEKGTGKTLSLCHIIHFCAKQDWLILHIPDAHLWVKNCRDLLQSTYNKQRFDQPLEASFWLKNFKTANERFLSQIKIQEKYVWNKRESTEKGSPLGEIVEQGMTRVRNATDAVGIVLKELKRQSSLGIFHLLVAVDGVNALWGRTTLKREDKSPVAPEELALIYNLRKMVKNDWEGFDALDPFIPILVSNYNPKEFESCMQYYLENNWLQHEKAHTEEGKKELLFLSNANPGQLERLCAYL encoded by the exons tTGGACCCTGGACATTTTTTGCACATTGGGACCCAGGTACCCCAAAGCCTTGCTGCTCACCTGGATAACCAGGTTTCGATTGAGAGTCTCAGACCTATTTCCCGCACCAGTGAGAATGACCCG GCCAAGCATGAGGAGCAGCATGAGGGTCAGCACTACAACCTTCCCCTCCAGGATATGAAGACTATATTCCCCCATGGCCTGCCTCCTCGATTTGTAATGCAG GTGAAGACATTCAATGAAGCTTGCCTGATGGTAAGGAAACCAGCCCTAGAGCTTCTGCATCACCTGAAAAACACCAATTTTGCACATCCAGCTGTacggtatgttctct ATGGGGAGAAAGGAACAGGAAAAACCCTCAGTCTTTGTCATATTATTCATTTCTGTGCGAAACAGGACTGGCTGATACTGCATATTCCAGATG ctcatctTTGGGTGAAAAACTGCCGGGATCTTCTGCAATCCACCTACAACAAACAGCGCTTTGATCAACCTTTAGAGGCTTCATTCTGGCTGAAGAATTTCAAAACTGCAAATGAACGTTTCTTGAGTCAG ataaaaattcaagagaagtaTGTCTGGAATAAGCGAGAAAGCACTGAGAAAGGCAGTCCTCTGGGAGAAATAGTTGAACAG GGGATGACACGAGTGAGGAACGCCACAGATGCAGTTGGGATTGTGCTCAAAGAGCTCAAGAGGCAAAGTTCTTTGGGTATTTTTCACCTTCTGGTGGCAGTGGATGGAGTCAATGCTCTCTGGGGAAGGACCACActgaaaagagaagataaaagccCA GTTGCCCCAGAGGAACTAGCACTTATTTACAATCTGAGGAAAATGGTGAAAAATGATTGG GAAGGATTTGACGCCCTGGATCCCTTTATTCCTATCCTGGTTTCTAACTATAACCCAAAAGAATTTGAAAGTTGTATGCAGTATTATTTGGAAAACAATTGGCTTCAACATGAGAAAG CTCATacggaagaaggaaaaaaggagctgcTATTCCTAAGTAATGCGAATCCTGGGCAGCTGGAGCGGCTCTGTGCCTACCTCTAG
- the DAP3 gene encoding small ribosomal subunit protein mS29 isoform X3, protein MLKGMTRLFFRVHKLDPGHFLHIGTQVPQSLAAHLDNQVSIESLRPISRTSENDPVKTFNEACLMVRKPALELLHHLKNTNFAHPAVRYVLYGEKGTGKTLSLCHIIHFCAKQDWLILHIPDAHLWVKNCRDLLQSTYNKQRFDQPLEASFWLKNFKTANERFLSQIKIQEKYVWNKRESTEKGSPLGEIVEQGMTRVRNATDAVGIVLKELKRQSSLGIFHLLVAVDGVNALWGRTTLKREDKSPVAPEELALIYNLRKMVKNDWNGGAIVLTLSQTGSLFKPRKACLPQELLGKEGFDALDPFIPILVSNYNPKEFESCMQYYLENNWLQHEKAHTEEGKKELLFLSNANPGQLERLCAYL, encoded by the exons tTGGACCCTGGACATTTTTTGCACATTGGGACCCAGGTACCCCAAAGCCTTGCTGCTCACCTGGATAACCAGGTTTCGATTGAGAGTCTCAGACCTATTTCCCGCACCAGTGAGAATGACCCG GTGAAGACATTCAATGAAGCTTGCCTGATGGTAAGGAAACCAGCCCTAGAGCTTCTGCATCACCTGAAAAACACCAATTTTGCACATCCAGCTGTacggtatgttctct ATGGGGAGAAAGGAACAGGAAAAACCCTCAGTCTTTGTCATATTATTCATTTCTGTGCGAAACAGGACTGGCTGATACTGCATATTCCAGATG ctcatctTTGGGTGAAAAACTGCCGGGATCTTCTGCAATCCACCTACAACAAACAGCGCTTTGATCAACCTTTAGAGGCTTCATTCTGGCTGAAGAATTTCAAAACTGCAAATGAACGTTTCTTGAGTCAG ataaaaattcaagagaagtaTGTCTGGAATAAGCGAGAAAGCACTGAGAAAGGCAGTCCTCTGGGAGAAATAGTTGAACAG GGGATGACACGAGTGAGGAACGCCACAGATGCAGTTGGGATTGTGCTCAAAGAGCTCAAGAGGCAAAGTTCTTTGGGTATTTTTCACCTTCTGGTGGCAGTGGATGGAGTCAATGCTCTCTGGGGAAGGACCACActgaaaagagaagataaaagccCA GTTGCCCCAGAGGAACTAGCACTTATTTACAATCTGAGGAAAATGGTGAAAAATGATTGG AATGGAggtgccattgtgttgactttgAGCCAGACTGGGTCTCTTTTTAAACCTCGGAAAGCCTGTCTGCCTCAGGAGCTGCTGGGAAAG GAAGGATTTGACGCCCTGGATCCCTTTATTCCTATCCTGGTTTCTAACTATAACCCAAAAGAATTTGAAAGTTGTATGCAGTATTATTTGGAAAACAATTGGCTTCAACATGAGAAAG CTCATacggaagaaggaaaaaaggagctgcTATTCCTAAGTAATGCGAATCCTGGGCAGCTGGAGCGGCTCTGTGCCTACCTCTAG
- the DAP3 gene encoding small ribosomal subunit protein mS29 isoform X1, which translates to MLKGMTRLFFRVHKLDPGHFLHIGTQVPQSLAAHLDNQVSIESLRPISRTSENDPAKHEEQHEGQHYNLPLQDMKTIFPHGLPPRFVMQVKTFNEACLMVRKPALELLHHLKNTNFAHPAVRYVLYGEKGTGKTLSLCHIIHFCAKQDWLILHIPDAHLWVKNCRDLLQSTYNKQRFDQPLEASFWLKNFKTANERFLSQIKIQEKYVWNKRESTEKGSPLGEIVEQGMTRVRNATDAVGIVLKELKRQSSLGIFHLLVAVDGVNALWGRTTLKREDKSPVAPEELALIYNLRKMVKNDWNGGAIVLTLSQTGSLFKPRKACLPQELLGKEGFDALDPFIPILVSNYNPKEFESCMQYYLENNWLQHEKAHTEEGKKELLFLSNANPGQLERLCAYL; encoded by the exons tTGGACCCTGGACATTTTTTGCACATTGGGACCCAGGTACCCCAAAGCCTTGCTGCTCACCTGGATAACCAGGTTTCGATTGAGAGTCTCAGACCTATTTCCCGCACCAGTGAGAATGACCCG GCCAAGCATGAGGAGCAGCATGAGGGTCAGCACTACAACCTTCCCCTCCAGGATATGAAGACTATATTCCCCCATGGCCTGCCTCCTCGATTTGTAATGCAG GTGAAGACATTCAATGAAGCTTGCCTGATGGTAAGGAAACCAGCCCTAGAGCTTCTGCATCACCTGAAAAACACCAATTTTGCACATCCAGCTGTacggtatgttctct ATGGGGAGAAAGGAACAGGAAAAACCCTCAGTCTTTGTCATATTATTCATTTCTGTGCGAAACAGGACTGGCTGATACTGCATATTCCAGATG ctcatctTTGGGTGAAAAACTGCCGGGATCTTCTGCAATCCACCTACAACAAACAGCGCTTTGATCAACCTTTAGAGGCTTCATTCTGGCTGAAGAATTTCAAAACTGCAAATGAACGTTTCTTGAGTCAG ataaaaattcaagagaagtaTGTCTGGAATAAGCGAGAAAGCACTGAGAAAGGCAGTCCTCTGGGAGAAATAGTTGAACAG GGGATGACACGAGTGAGGAACGCCACAGATGCAGTTGGGATTGTGCTCAAAGAGCTCAAGAGGCAAAGTTCTTTGGGTATTTTTCACCTTCTGGTGGCAGTGGATGGAGTCAATGCTCTCTGGGGAAGGACCACActgaaaagagaagataaaagccCA GTTGCCCCAGAGGAACTAGCACTTATTTACAATCTGAGGAAAATGGTGAAAAATGATTGG AATGGAggtgccattgtgttgactttgAGCCAGACTGGGTCTCTTTTTAAACCTCGGAAAGCCTGTCTGCCTCAGGAGCTGCTGGGAAAG GAAGGATTTGACGCCCTGGATCCCTTTATTCCTATCCTGGTTTCTAACTATAACCCAAAAGAATTTGAAAGTTGTATGCAGTATTATTTGGAAAACAATTGGCTTCAACATGAGAAAG CTCATacggaagaaggaaaaaaggagctgcTATTCCTAAGTAATGCGAATCCTGGGCAGCTGGAGCGGCTCTGTGCCTACCTCTAG
- the DAP3 gene encoding small ribosomal subunit protein mS29 isoform X5, whose protein sequence is MKTIFPHGLPPRFVMQVKTFNEACLMVRKPALELLHHLKNTNFAHPAVRYVLYGEKGTGKTLSLCHIIHFCAKQDWLILHIPDAHLWVKNCRDLLQSTYNKQRFDQPLEASFWLKNFKTANERFLSQIKIQEKYVWNKRESTEKGSPLGEIVEQGMTRVRNATDAVGIVLKELKRQSSLGIFHLLVAVDGVNALWGRTTLKREDKSPVAPEELALIYNLRKMVKNDWNGGAIVLTLSQTGSLFKPRKACLPQELLGKEGFDALDPFIPILVSNYNPKEFESCMQYYLENNWLQHEKAHTEEGKKELLFLSNANPGQLERLCAYL, encoded by the exons ATGAAGACTATATTCCCCCATGGCCTGCCTCCTCGATTTGTAATGCAG GTGAAGACATTCAATGAAGCTTGCCTGATGGTAAGGAAACCAGCCCTAGAGCTTCTGCATCACCTGAAAAACACCAATTTTGCACATCCAGCTGTacggtatgttctct ATGGGGAGAAAGGAACAGGAAAAACCCTCAGTCTTTGTCATATTATTCATTTCTGTGCGAAACAGGACTGGCTGATACTGCATATTCCAGATG ctcatctTTGGGTGAAAAACTGCCGGGATCTTCTGCAATCCACCTACAACAAACAGCGCTTTGATCAACCTTTAGAGGCTTCATTCTGGCTGAAGAATTTCAAAACTGCAAATGAACGTTTCTTGAGTCAG ataaaaattcaagagaagtaTGTCTGGAATAAGCGAGAAAGCACTGAGAAAGGCAGTCCTCTGGGAGAAATAGTTGAACAG GGGATGACACGAGTGAGGAACGCCACAGATGCAGTTGGGATTGTGCTCAAAGAGCTCAAGAGGCAAAGTTCTTTGGGTATTTTTCACCTTCTGGTGGCAGTGGATGGAGTCAATGCTCTCTGGGGAAGGACCACActgaaaagagaagataaaagccCA GTTGCCCCAGAGGAACTAGCACTTATTTACAATCTGAGGAAAATGGTGAAAAATGATTGG AATGGAggtgccattgtgttgactttgAGCCAGACTGGGTCTCTTTTTAAACCTCGGAAAGCCTGTCTGCCTCAGGAGCTGCTGGGAAAG GAAGGATTTGACGCCCTGGATCCCTTTATTCCTATCCTGGTTTCTAACTATAACCCAAAAGAATTTGAAAGTTGTATGCAGTATTATTTGGAAAACAATTGGCTTCAACATGAGAAAG CTCATacggaagaaggaaaaaaggagctgcTATTCCTAAGTAATGCGAATCCTGGGCAGCTGGAGCGGCTCTGTGCCTACCTCTAG
- the DAP3 gene encoding small ribosomal subunit protein mS29 isoform X6 encodes MLKGMTRLFFRVHKVKTFNEACLMVRKPALELLHHLKNTNFAHPAVRYVLYGEKGTGKTLSLCHIIHFCAKQDWLILHIPDAHLWVKNCRDLLQSTYNKQRFDQPLEASFWLKNFKTANERFLSQIKIQEKYVWNKRESTEKGSPLGEIVEQGMTRVRNATDAVGIVLKELKRQSSLGIFHLLVAVDGVNALWGRTTLKREDKSPVAPEELALIYNLRKMVKNDWNGGAIVLTLSQTGSLFKPRKACLPQELLGKEGFDALDPFIPILVSNYNPKEFESCMQYYLENNWLQHEKAHTEEGKKELLFLSNANPGQLERLCAYL; translated from the exons GTGAAGACATTCAATGAAGCTTGCCTGATGGTAAGGAAACCAGCCCTAGAGCTTCTGCATCACCTGAAAAACACCAATTTTGCACATCCAGCTGTacggtatgttctct ATGGGGAGAAAGGAACAGGAAAAACCCTCAGTCTTTGTCATATTATTCATTTCTGTGCGAAACAGGACTGGCTGATACTGCATATTCCAGATG ctcatctTTGGGTGAAAAACTGCCGGGATCTTCTGCAATCCACCTACAACAAACAGCGCTTTGATCAACCTTTAGAGGCTTCATTCTGGCTGAAGAATTTCAAAACTGCAAATGAACGTTTCTTGAGTCAG ataaaaattcaagagaagtaTGTCTGGAATAAGCGAGAAAGCACTGAGAAAGGCAGTCCTCTGGGAGAAATAGTTGAACAG GGGATGACACGAGTGAGGAACGCCACAGATGCAGTTGGGATTGTGCTCAAAGAGCTCAAGAGGCAAAGTTCTTTGGGTATTTTTCACCTTCTGGTGGCAGTGGATGGAGTCAATGCTCTCTGGGGAAGGACCACActgaaaagagaagataaaagccCA GTTGCCCCAGAGGAACTAGCACTTATTTACAATCTGAGGAAAATGGTGAAAAATGATTGG AATGGAggtgccattgtgttgactttgAGCCAGACTGGGTCTCTTTTTAAACCTCGGAAAGCCTGTCTGCCTCAGGAGCTGCTGGGAAAG GAAGGATTTGACGCCCTGGATCCCTTTATTCCTATCCTGGTTTCTAACTATAACCCAAAAGAATTTGAAAGTTGTATGCAGTATTATTTGGAAAACAATTGGCTTCAACATGAGAAAG CTCATacggaagaaggaaaaaaggagctgcTATTCCTAAGTAATGCGAATCCTGGGCAGCTGGAGCGGCTCTGTGCCTACCTCTAG
- the DAP3 gene encoding small ribosomal subunit protein mS29 isoform X4, with the protein MLKGMTRLFFRVHKAKHEEQHEGQHYNLPLQDMKTIFPHGLPPRFVMQVKTFNEACLMVRKPALELLHHLKNTNFAHPAVRYVLYGEKGTGKTLSLCHIIHFCAKQDWLILHIPDAHLWVKNCRDLLQSTYNKQRFDQPLEASFWLKNFKTANERFLSQIKIQEKYVWNKRESTEKGSPLGEIVEQGMTRVRNATDAVGIVLKELKRQSSLGIFHLLVAVDGVNALWGRTTLKREDKSPVAPEELALIYNLRKMVKNDWNGGAIVLTLSQTGSLFKPRKACLPQELLGKEGFDALDPFIPILVSNYNPKEFESCMQYYLENNWLQHEKAHTEEGKKELLFLSNANPGQLERLCAYL; encoded by the exons GCCAAGCATGAGGAGCAGCATGAGGGTCAGCACTACAACCTTCCCCTCCAGGATATGAAGACTATATTCCCCCATGGCCTGCCTCCTCGATTTGTAATGCAG GTGAAGACATTCAATGAAGCTTGCCTGATGGTAAGGAAACCAGCCCTAGAGCTTCTGCATCACCTGAAAAACACCAATTTTGCACATCCAGCTGTacggtatgttctct ATGGGGAGAAAGGAACAGGAAAAACCCTCAGTCTTTGTCATATTATTCATTTCTGTGCGAAACAGGACTGGCTGATACTGCATATTCCAGATG ctcatctTTGGGTGAAAAACTGCCGGGATCTTCTGCAATCCACCTACAACAAACAGCGCTTTGATCAACCTTTAGAGGCTTCATTCTGGCTGAAGAATTTCAAAACTGCAAATGAACGTTTCTTGAGTCAG ataaaaattcaagagaagtaTGTCTGGAATAAGCGAGAAAGCACTGAGAAAGGCAGTCCTCTGGGAGAAATAGTTGAACAG GGGATGACACGAGTGAGGAACGCCACAGATGCAGTTGGGATTGTGCTCAAAGAGCTCAAGAGGCAAAGTTCTTTGGGTATTTTTCACCTTCTGGTGGCAGTGGATGGAGTCAATGCTCTCTGGGGAAGGACCACActgaaaagagaagataaaagccCA GTTGCCCCAGAGGAACTAGCACTTATTTACAATCTGAGGAAAATGGTGAAAAATGATTGG AATGGAggtgccattgtgttgactttgAGCCAGACTGGGTCTCTTTTTAAACCTCGGAAAGCCTGTCTGCCTCAGGAGCTGCTGGGAAAG GAAGGATTTGACGCCCTGGATCCCTTTATTCCTATCCTGGTTTCTAACTATAACCCAAAAGAATTTGAAAGTTGTATGCAGTATTATTTGGAAAACAATTGGCTTCAACATGAGAAAG CTCATacggaagaaggaaaaaaggagctgcTATTCCTAAGTAATGCGAATCCTGGGCAGCTGGAGCGGCTCTGTGCCTACCTCTAG